The following proteins are co-located in the Purpureocillium takamizusanense chromosome 10, complete sequence genome:
- a CDS encoding uncharacterized protein (COG:K~EggNog:ENOG503NVE3), producing the protein MSKTFIGNVKSVHSGDTLVLTSPNNPAAERTLSLAYVSAPHLRRDGDEPFAFQSREYLRNLVVGKPVQCTVHYAVPSGREFGTAKLKDGTELPDELVKAGWLKVREDAGRKEESEEILEKLEKLRALESQAKSEGKGLWAGVGGVIELQNDLGGPDFMKEWKGKTVDGIVERVLSGDRLLVRLLLSDKKHVQPMTLLAGVRTPSTERLVPSTGATHPAEEYANEARQFVETRLLQRQVKVEIVGASAQGQLVANIIHPRGNIAEFLLQDGLARCNDFHSTMLGEKMAALRAAEKQAQSKKLRIHKNHVAKTEAGSQEMTVTKIVGADTIIVKNKAGTAEKRINFSSVRGPRAGEPSESPFRDEAKEFLRQKVIGKHVKISIDGTKPATEGFEAREVATVTEKGKNIGLMLVEAGWASVIRHRKDDTDRASNYDELLAAQEKAKEEGKGMWSGKPQKAKQYTDLSDNAQKAKIMLATLQRQKKVPAIVDFCKAGSRFTVLIPRENIKLTMVLGGIRAPRAPRADGEGGEPFGKEALELANRRCNQRDCEVDIHDMDKVGGFIGELYINRENFAKVLVEEGLASVHAYSAEKSGNSTELFAAEKRAKEGKKGLWHDYDPSQEENGEEEAPEETPQESEVTLDKRPTDYRDVMITNIDSNGKIKIQEIGKGTSALETLMNEFRKFHLDSKNSKPLGDAPKAGDFVSAKFSADGQWYRARVRANDRAAKVAEVMFVDYGNSEKVPWSSLRPLDQGHFGTQKLKAQAVDASLSFVQLPTGADYFDEAIGYIAELTEGKRLVGSFDFVDNKENVSYITLYDPKSNNELPGLNDSINKEVLAGGYGMVPKKLKAWERSKAFEPYLKHLREVESQAKQERRGMWEYGDITED; encoded by the coding sequence ATGTCCAAAACCTTCATCGGCAACGTCAAGAGCGTCCATAGCGGCGACACCTTGGTGCTGACGAGCCCCAATaaccccgccgccgaacgAACCCTCTCGCTCGCCTACGTCAGTGCCCCGCACCtgagacgagacggcgacgagcccttCGCCTTCCAGTCCCGCGAGTACCTGCGaaacctcgtcgtcggcaagccCGTGCAATGCACCGTCCACTATGCCGTCCCGTCCGGCCGCGAGTTCGGCAccgccaagctcaaggacggcactgagctgcccgacgagctcgtcaaggctggctggctaAAGGTCCGCGAGGATGCCGGCCGGAAAGAGGAGTCGGAGGAGATcctggagaagctcgagaaGCTCCGCGCCCTCGAGTCGCAGGCCAAGAGCGAGGGCAAGGGCCTGTGGGctggcgtgggcggcgtcatcgagctGCAGaacgacctcggcggccccgACTTCATGAAGGAGTGGAAGGGCAAGACggtcgacggcatcgtggAGCGCGTTTTAAGCGGTGACCGCTTGCTCGTccgcctgctgctctcgGACAAGAAGCACGTCCAGCCCATGACCCTCCTCGCCGGTGTCCGCACGCCATCCACCGAGAGGCTGGTGCCGTCTACGGGCGCCACGCACCCGGCCGAGGAGTATGCCAACGAGGCCCGCCAATTCGTTGAGACGAGGCTGCTTCAGCGCCAGGTCAAGGTCGAGATTGTTGGTGCGAGTGCCCAGGGCCAACTTGTTGCCAACATTATCCACCCTCGCGGCAACATCGCCGAGTTCCTTCTGCAAGACGGTCTCGCCCGTTGCAACGACTTCCACTCCACCATGCTGGGCGAGAAAATGGCGGCTCTACGTGCTGCCGAGAAGCAGGCTCAGTCCAAGAAGCTTCGCATCCACAAGAACCACGTCGCCAAGACCGAGGCCGGCAGCCAGGAGATGACCGTTACCAAGattgtcggcgccgacacCATCATTGTCAAGAACAAggccggcaccgccgagaAGCGAATCAACTTCTCCAGCGtccgcggccctcgcgccggcgagccTTCCGAGAGCCCGTTCCGTGACGAAGCCAAGGAATTTCTTCGCCAGAAGGTGATTGGGAAGCACGTCAAGATCAGCATCGACGGAacgaagccggcgacggaggGCTTTGAGGCCAGAGAGGTCGCCACTGTCAcggagaaggggaagaacATTGGCTTGATGCTGGTTGAAGCTGGGTGGGCCTCGGTCATCCGACACCGCAAGGACGACACGGACCGTGCGTCCAACTacgacgagctcctcgctGCGCAAGAAAAGGCCAAGGAAGAGGGCAAGGGCATGTGGTCCGGCAAGCCTCAAAAGGCGAAGCAGTACACCGACTTGTCTGACAATGCCCAAAAGGCAAAGATCATGCTGGCCACGCTGCAGCGTCAGAAGAAGGTTCCTGCCATTGTCGACTTTTGCAAGGCCGGGTCCCGCTTCACTGTCCTCATTCCTCGGGAGAACATCAAGCTCACCATGGTGCTGGGTGGTATCCGCGcccctcgcgctcctcgcgctgacggagagggcggcgagccgtttggcaaggaggcgctggagctggcgaATCGGAGATGCAACCAGCGCGACTGTGAGGTCGACATCCACGACATGGACAAGGTCGGCGGCTTCATCGGCGAGCTGTACATTAACCGCGAGAACTTCGCCAAGGTgctggtcgaggagggcctcgCATCGGTGCACGCCTACTCGGCCGAGAAGTCCGGCAACTCTACAGAACtgttcgccgccgagaagaggGCCAAGGAAGGCAAGAAGGGCCTGTGGCACGACTACGACCCCTCGCAGGAGGAgaacggcgaggaggaggcgcccgAGGAGACGCCACAGGAGAGCGAGGTGACGCTGGACAAGCGGCCGACCGATTACCGGGACGTCATGATCACCAACATCGACAGCAACGGCAAGATCAAGATCCAAGAGATCGGCAAGGGCACGTCGGCGCTGGAGACGCTGATGAACGAGTTCCGCAAGTTCCACCTGGACTCTAAGAACAGCAAGCCGCTGGGCGATGCCCCCAAGGCGGGCGACTTTGTGTCCGCCAAGTTCTCCGCGGATGGCCAGTGGTACCGCGCACGCGTCCGCGCCaacgaccgcgccgccaaggtgGCCGAGGTCATGTTCGTCGACTACGGCAACAGCGAGAAGGTACCATGGTCGAGCCTGAGGCCGCTGGACCAGGGCCACTTCGGCACGcagaagctcaaggcgcaGGCCGTGGACGCATCGCTGTCCTTTGTGCAGCTCCCGACGGGGGCCGACTACTTTGATGAGGCCATTGGGTACATTGCGGAGCTGACGGAGGGTAAGCGGCTAGTGGGCAGCTTCGACTTTGTGGACAACAAGGAGAATGTGAGCTACATCACGCTGTACGATCCCAAGTCGAACAATGAGCTGCCGGGCCTCAACGACTCGATCAACAAGGAGGTGCTGGCTGGTGGCTACGGCATGGTGcccaagaagctcaaggcgTGGGAGCGCAGCAAGGCGTTTGAGCCATACCTGAAGCACCTGCGCGAGGTGGAGAGCCAGGCGAAGCAGGAGCGCCGCGGCATGTGGGAGTATGGTGACATCACGGAGGACTAG
- the SOD1 gene encoding Superoxide dismutase (EggNog:ENOG503P1VF~COG:Q) — protein sequence MVKAVAVLRGDSKVTGNVIFEQESESAPTKVTWDITGNDANAKRGFHIHTFGDNTNGCTSAGPHFNPHGKKHGAPSDEDRHVGDLGNVETDAQGNAKGSVSDKHIKLIGPHSIIGRTVVIHAGTDDLGKGGNEESLKTGNAGPRPACGVIGISN from the exons ATGGTCAAGGCCG TCGCTGTCCTCCGTGGTGACTCCAAGGTCACGGGTAACGTCATCTTCGAGCAGGAGTCCGAGTCCGCTCCCACCAAGGTCACCTGGGACATCACGGGCAACGATGCCAACGCGAAGCGCGGCTTCCACATCCACACCTTTGGCGACAACACCAACGGCTGCACCTCTGCCGGCCCTCACT TCAACCCCCACGGCAAGAAGCACGGTGCTCCCTCGGACGAGGACCGTCACGTTGGCGATCTCGGCAACGTCGAGACCGACGCCCAGGGCAACGCCAAGGGCTCCGTGTCTGACAAGCACATCAAGCTGATCGGCCCCCACAGCATCATCGGC CGCACCGTCGTTATTCAcgccggcaccgacgaccttggcaagggcggcaacgaGGAGTCTCTCAAGACTGGCAACGCCGGCCCTCGTCCCGCCTGCG GCGTTATCGGCATCTCCAACTAA
- a CDS encoding uncharacterized protein (EggNog:ENOG503NWDQ~SECRETED:SignalP(1-26~SECRETED:cutsite=AAA-FI~SECRETED:prob=0.3306)~COG:Q) has protein sequence MALARLLLGPAGLTLLLLLAAAAAAAFIVSRPRGRPPLPPGPPGEPVLGHLRVVPAYGPEYAYMRWSREYGSDVLFLRVLGQPVVVLNSVRAAVDLLDKRGANYCDRPRFVLFEVMGWRKTLTFLPHGPDFRIHRRILQRSFQKGSIVQYQPLQCRETAIMLNGFLERGPAGWDQALRRFATAVVLGIGFGITVDSDDDPFIQVASDASYALGHGGAPAGTPVDFFPFLRWLPRFLHDRSLRFASDWGWAIRNLHDRPFEAVLATRDRKPSLMEEMLDQREGQLARGETPELTHDDIKGAAGAVFAAGQDTTWATLLVVILNMVLRPEVQDKARRQLDDVVGRDRLPSFADRPRLTYIDYIVQEALRWCPVSPIGVPHRSLDDDVYNGYWIPAGSFVYANARAMTHDPDTYSEPDVFNPDRFVPADQGGLGEPLPSGQFGFGRRVCIGKHLAEASIWIVVASILSTMRIERERDEHGNEIEPEVELTQGLTSHPKLFPCRIVPRDERAVALVRRAQT, from the coding sequence atggccctcgcgcgcctctTGCTGGGCCCGGCCGGGCtgaccctcctcctcctcctcgccgccgccgccgccgccgccttcatcgtcTCCCGGCCCCGaggacgcccgccgctgccgcccggcccgcccggcgAGCCCGTCTTGGGTCATCTCCGCGTCGTCCCCGCCTATGGGCCCGAGTACGCCTACATGCGCTGGTCGCGCGAGTACGGCTCCGACGTGCTGTTCTtgcgcgtcctcggccagcccgtcgtcgtcctcaacTCGGTCCGCGCTGCcgtcgacctgctcgacaagCGCGGCGCCAACTACTGCGACCGCCCGcgcttcgtcctcttcgAGGTCATGGGCTGGCGCAAGACGCTGACCTTTCTGCCTCACGGGCCTGACTTCCGCATCCACCGCCGCATCTTGCAGAGGAGTTTCCAGAAGGGCAGTATCGTCCAATACCAGCCGCTGCAGTGTCGCGAGACGGCCATCATGCTCAACGGCTTCCTCGAGCGCGGGCCCGCCGGCTGGGACCAGGCCCTGCGCCGcttcgccaccgccgtcgtcctcggtatcggcttcggcatcaccgtcgacagcgacgacgaccccttTATCCAGGTCGCTTCCGACGCGAGCTACGCtctgggccatggcggcgccccggccGGCACCCCCGTCGacttcttccccttcttaCGCTGGCTGCCGCGCTTTTTGCACGACCGCTCCCTCCGCTTTGCCAGTGACTGGGGGTGGGCCATCCGCAACCTGCACGACCGGCCGTTTGAGGCGGTGCTCGCGACGCGGGATCGCAAGCCCTCCCTCATGGAGGAGATGCTGGACCAGCGCGAGGGTCAGCTCGCACGGGGGGAGACGCCTGAGCTGACGcacgacgacatcaagggcgccgccggcgccgtcttcgcggccggccaggacaCGACATGGGCGAcgttgctcgtcgtcatcctcaaTATGGTGCTGCGCCCGGAAGTGCAGGacaaggcgcggcggcagctcgacgacgtggtcgGGCGCGACAGGCTGCCGTCGTTTGCCGACCGGCCGCGCCTGACGTACATTGACTACATTGTGCaggaggcgctgcgctggtGCCCCGTGTCGCCCATCGGCGTGCCCCATCGCTCGCTCGATGATGATGTCTACAACGGCTACTGGATCCCCGCGGGCTCCTTTGTGTACGCCAACGCGCGGGCCATGACGCACGACCCGGACACCTACTCGGAACCGGACGTGTTCAACCCGGACCGGTTCGTGCCGGCGGACcagggcgggctgggcgagccGCTCCCCAGCGGCCAGTTCGgcttcggccgccgcgtATGTATCGGCAAGCacctggccgaggcgagtATATGGATCGTCGTGGCCTCGATCCTGAGCACAATGCGCATTGAAAGggagcgcgacgagcacggcaaCGAGATTGAGCCCGAGGTGGAGCTGACGCAGGGCCTGACGAGCCACCCAAAGCTCTTTCCCTGCCGCATCGTCCCGCGCGACGAGCGAGCGGTTGCGCTGGTGCGGCGAGCGCAGAcatga
- a CDS encoding uncharacterized protein (SECRETED:SignalP(1-17~SECRETED:cutsite=AVA-LP~SECRETED:prob=0.6714)) — MKASVVSMALLGGLAVALPQRDPKQRFQDMLQKFDRRQQLNCRREGNTSRLTCDLVALDQMTDEWVQMMNESGKSLRSFCQDDLQGCENCDFDDSFKGSGGRLNKRILNAQQTLRCKLKGEPGPADSNAVNSPSDDSKADSSPPADCMSEANPGACMTREKDAFCKTMKETALNECYAAVTRCHWQEELKGAPFSKVLACAREQL, encoded by the exons ATGAAGGCCTCCGTCGTTTCCATGGCGCTTCTCGGcggtctcgccgtcgccctcccgCAAAGGGACCCCAAGCAGCGCTTCCAAGATATGCTCCAGAAATTCGACAGGCGCCAACAGCTCAACTGCAGG CGAGAGGGAAATACGTCGCGGCTGACATGCGACTTGGTCGCCCTG GATCAGATGACGGACGAATGG GTTCAGATGATGAACGAGTCG GGGAAATCACTTCGTTCATTCTGCCAAGATGATCTCCAGGGC TGTGAGAATTGCGACTTTGACGACTCGTTCAAAGGATCGGGTGGTCGGCTAAACAAAAGGATTTTGAACGCCCAG CAAACCCTCAGGTGTAAACTCAAGGGCGAGCCGGGCCCAGCCGACAGCAACGCGGTCAACAGCCCCTCGGACGACAGCAAAGCGGACAGCAGCCCCCCGGCCGACTGTATGAGCGAGGCGAATCCAGGGGCTTGCATGACGAGGGAGAAGGATGCCTTCTGCAAGACCATGAAGGAGACAGCTTTGAATGAATGTTACGCAGCGGTCACTCGTTGCCACTGGCAGGAAGAGCTCAAGGGCGCCCCCTTCTCCAAGGTCTTGGCCTGCGCAAGAGAGCAACTTTAA
- a CDS encoding Homogentisate 1,2-dioxygenase (EggNog:ENOG503NY70~COG:E) yields MAASRAAAAAAAAAPAAFTTTPSPADPHRYQTGFGNRFASEAVPGVLPVGRNVPQRVKYGLYSEQLNGAAVVSPRDAIQHVWMYRMRPSVAHGRVSPVPGLNPHIESCFSRANDKVEFVASQEAWDPFPLLEKAHDDDGAGVDFVSGIRTVGGQGDPTLRQGLAVHIYSANASMTRRAFCNNDGDLLVLPQHGRLHVQTELGWLMVRPGELLVVQAGLRFRVLLPDGPSRGYIQEVFGAHYRLPELGPVGSNGMALPRDFEHPMASFDLDDGEGEGAPPWDIVYKLAGGLHSCRQAHTPFDVVAWHGNLAPYKYALDRFVNLANANHDQADPTIYCVLTAGGGGGGGPSLTDVLIFTKKWLTAEDTFRPPYYHRNMSTEVMGLIRGRYGGSSHGLGGGGLSYEASYMPHGEAYATWREATTRALRPETVCDDATAFMFHIGAPLYLTRWALRGEGAATRHGDGEEAATTTHKWDDVRAHFLDHLDDVDADLRAAGLPSLVRRSPEKLN; encoded by the exons atggcggcctcgcgcgccgccgctgctgctgccgctgccgctcccgccgccttcaccaCGACGCCCTCACCCGCCGACCCGCACCGCTATCAGACGGGCTTCGGCAATCGCTTCGCCTCCGAGGCCGTGCCCGGCGTCCTGCCCGTCGGCCGCAACGTCCCGCAAAGGGTCAAGTACGGCCTGTACTCGGAGCAGctcaacggcgccgccgtcgtgtccCCGCGCGATGCCATCCAGCACGTCTGGATGTATCGCATGCGGCCCTCggtcgcccacggccgcgtCTCCCCGGTCCCGGGCCTGAACCCTCAC ATTGAGTCGTGCTTCTCGCGAGCCAACGACAAAGTCGAGTTTGTGGCGTCGCAAGAAGCCTGGGATCCCTTTCCCCTGCTAGAGAAAgctcacgacgacgatggggccGGCGTCGACTTTGTGTCTGGCATCCGCAccgtcggcgggcagggcgacCCGACGCTACGccagggcctcgccgtccacaTCTACTCGGCCAACGCCTccatgacgaggcgcgccTTCTgcaacaacgacggcgacctgctcgtgCTTCCCCAGCACGGCCGCCTGCACGTCCAGACGGAGCTCGGCTGGCTCATGGTGCGCCcgggcgagctcctcgtcgtccaggcCGGCCTCCGCTTCCGCGTCCTGCTGCCCGAcgggccgtcgcgcggctACATCCAGGAGGTCTTTGGCGCGCACTACCGTCTGCCCGAGCTCGGCCCCGTGGGCTCCAACGGCATGGCCCTGCCGCGCGACTTTGAGCACCCCATGGCCAgcttcgacctcgacgacggcgagggcgagggcgctcCGCCCTGGGACATCGTGTATAAGCTGGCCGGGGGCCTGCACTCGTGCCGCCAGGCTCACACGCCCTTTGACGTGGTAGCCTGGCACGGCAACCTAGCGCCCTACAAGTacgccctcgaccgcttcGTCAACCTGGCCAACGCGAACCACGACCAGGCCGACCCGACCATCTACTGCGtgctgacggcgggcggcggcggcggcggcggcccgtccCTGACGGACGTGCTCATCTTCACCAAGAAGTGGCTCACGGCCGAGGACACGTTCCGCCCGCCGTACTACCACCGCAACATGAGCACCGAGGTCATGGGCCTGATCCGCGGGCGctacggcggcagcagccacgggcTCGGCGGAGGGGGCCTGAGCTACGAGGCGAGCTACATGCCGCACGGCGAGGCGTACGCGACGTGGcgcgaggcgacgacgcgggcgctgcggcccGAGACGGTGTgcgacgacgcgacggccTTTATGTTCCACATCGGCGCGCCGCTCTACCTGACGCGCTgggcgctgcgcggcgagggggcTGCCACCCGGCACGGCGATGGTGAGGAggctgctactactactcaCAAGTGGGACGACGTGAGGGCGCACTTTCTCgaccacctcgacgacgtggacgccGACCTGCGCGCTGCTGGCTTACCGTCGCTGGTGCGCCGGAGCCCTGAGAAGCTGAATTGA
- a CDS encoding uncharacterized protein (SECRETED:SignalP(1-17~SECRETED:cutsite=AAA-VP~SECRETED:prob=0.5565)), whose protein sequence is MKATIAVLLVVAGLAAAVPTTARPEKRQREITDYVDRCKQKCAGQQERSPGRDDPGRDRGRLPSRDDPGRAPLSPGPGSKGLCLEGCLQGNDRGGNGRGGNDRGGNDRGGNDRGGNDRGGNDRGGNDRGGNDRGGNDRGGNDRGGNDRGGNDRGGNDRGGNDRGGNDRGGNDRGGNDRGGNDRGDNGGRDNGGGDNGGGDNGEGGIGGGRIGGGGLGGSGGNL, encoded by the coding sequence ATGAAGGCCACAATCGCCGTActtctcgtcgtcgcagggctggcggcggcagtacCGACGACTGCAAGACCGGAGAAGCGACAGCGCGAGATCACGGATTATGTTGACCGATGCAAACAAAAGTGCGCGGGCCAACAGGAGCGATCTCCCGGTCGTGACGACCCGGGTCGTGACCGGGGGCGGCTTCCCAGCCGTGACGACCCGGGTCGAGCCCCCCTGAGTCCAGGCCCGGGCTCAAAAGGACTCTGTCTGGAAGGCTGCCTGCAAGGCAACGACAGAGGAGGCAACGGCAGAGGAGGCAACGATAGAGGAGGCAACGACAGAGGGGGCAACGACAGAGGGGGCAACGACAGAGGAGGCAACGACAGAGGAGGCAACGACAGAGGGGGCAACGACAGAGGAGGCAACGACAGAGGAGGCAACGACAGAGGAGGCAACGACAGAGGAGGCAACGACAGAGGGGGCAACGACAGAGGAGGCAACGACAGAGGAGGCAACGACAGAGGAGGCAACGACAGAGGAGGCAACGACAGAGGAGGCAACGACAGAGGAGACAACGGTGGAAGAGACAACGGCGGAGGAGACAACGGCGGAGGAGACAACGGCGAAGGCGGCATCGGTGGAggccgcatcggcggcggcggcctcggcggcagcggtggcaaCCTGTGA